Part of the Streptomyces sp. WMMC500 genome is shown below.
CCGGCAGCTTGCCCTCGTCGACGAGCCGCTGCAGTTCGGGGGCCTGGCCGTCGCCCTCGACGGGGTCGGAGCCGGCGCCGCCCGCGGGGTCGGTGCTGAAGTCGCAGGCGGCCAGGGCCGGCGTGCCGAGGGCGCCGGCGGCCACCAGCGAGCCGCCGGTCAGGAGCAGCCGCCTCCTGCCGATGGCGCCGGCGCCGGTCCCGGAGGGGTGGGTGGTGCCGGTGCCGGCGGCGGCCGTACCGGCGGTGCTCGCCGTTCTGTCGGTGCGTCCCGTCATCGTCTCGTCGCTCCCTCGTGAAGGTCAGTAACCGCGGACGTCGGGCCAGGCGAGTTCGACGCCGTGGCCGGTCAACGCGCTCTGGTAGTCCGCGAGTCGGGCAGGCTCGGCGCGGACCTGGTGCGGGGTGGTGCGGTGGCGCAGGCAGTACGCGGCGAGCAGCCCGGCGGCCTCGCCGGCGTTCCACTCGACCGGGTGCAGCCGGTAGCAGCCGTTGGTGAGGTGGGTGGTGCCGATGTTCTTGGCGGCGGGCAGCAGGTTGCGCATCCGCTCGGGCAGAAGTGCGCCCAGCGGGAGGCGAAAGGGCGAGGAGCCCACGTCGATGTAGTTGTCGCCACCGGTGGAGGGGTGCAGGTCGATGCGGTACGAGCCGATGCCGACCGAGTCCTCGTACGGCACGGCCCCCCGATCGCCCCGCACGGCCAGCGACACGTCCTGCTCGGTCACCGTGTACACGGCCCGGATGCGCCGGGACTCGCGGATGTACGGGCCCTTGCACAGCCCGTCCGCCGTGCCCACCACGTCGCCGCGCGGCCGCAGCCCCGGCAGGCCGGTGCCGCCGTCGGGGCGGGGCATCTCCGTCTGCATCCAGTACAGGAAGGACAGGCTCATCTGCCGCGCCCCGGCCAGGTGGCGCGCGGCCTCGTCGGCCCCGGTCCCGTACAGCGGCCCCTCGACGTAGTCGATCATCGGCCAGTTGACGACGGTGACATCGCTGGCGAGCGTGCCCTCCTCGAAGGAGGACCGGGCCAGGACGCGGCGGAAGGACCACAGGTCGAGGTCGCCCGCGAGGCCCTGGGTGGCGGGCTCGCCGGGCGCCGGGTTGGGGACCAGCACCCGGGTCGCCGGCCGCAGCGTCTGCGGTTTGGGGGCGACCATGCTGAACATCCGGTCGGGCCAGTAGGGGGGCCGGTAGTCGCGCCAGAAGCCGTAGTCGTCCGGCTTGTCGATGGTGTGGTCCTCGCCGGCCCGGTGCTCGACGGCGAAGCACCAGGAGGCCGCCTGCATGTTGAGCGGCTGCCGCCGCTCGGGGGCGCTCGGCTCCCCCGTGTCGGCCCGTGACTCGAACCCCGTGACGTACTCGGTGCCGGTCAGGGGCAGCAGCTCGCCGGTCTCGGTGGCGTCGAGGAAGTACCGGGCGGTCACGGTGACGTCGGCATCGGAGTCGAGGTCGCGGAGCGTCACGCCGGTGACCGCGTCGCCGTCGGTGGTCGCCGCCACCGGGCGGTGCCTGAGCCGCAGGTCCAGCAGGCCGCTCGCGCGGTACGGGGCGAGCATGGCCCGCAGCACGGCGTGCGCCGCACTCGGCTCGGCGCACAACGCGCTCACCCGGCCGGCGCCGGGGTTGAGCGCCGGGTGCCGGCGCGCCGCCGACGTCAGCGGGTACCACCGCCGGTAGTAGTCGCGGATGCCGTCCCGGAGCCGGCGGTAGCTCGCGGTGCAGCCGAACTGCTCGATCCACGGGTGCTCGTCGGGCGGCGTGCCCTGGACGGTGAGCTGGCCGCCGACCCAGTCGTACTCCTCGGTGAGGAGCACCCTGAGGCCCGAGCCGGCGGCGGCCAGCGCGGCGGCCACGCCGCCGAGCCCGCCCCCGACGACGGCTACGTCGGTGTGCAGCTCCGTCACCGCGTCCCCCCGCGGGCCGGGCCCGGGGCCGCGGCGACGGTCTCGTCGCCGGGCGGCGCGCAGGGCAGCAGGATCTGGTCCTCGCGCGCGGCCTCCGGGTCCTCCAGCAGCCGCAGGAGCAGCCGCACGGCCTCGCGGCCGATCTCCCGGCGGGGGATCTCCACGCAGCTCCAGCCCGTGCCGGGGTACGGGCCCGTCTCCGTACTCCGCAGCACGACGAGGGAGAGCCGCGCGGGTATCGCCAGGTCCCGGGCGCCGGCGAACGCGGCGATCCGGCCGGCGAACGACTCGTCCTCGGCGACGAACGCGGTCATCCCGGACGCGAGCGCGAGGTCGAACCACTCCTGGGTGAGGTCGGCGGCGTTCATCAGCAGGGGCAACTGCGGGATGCCGGCGGCCTCGCAGGCGGCGCGGTAGCCGGCCTCGCGGTCGACGACGGCCTCGACCCGGTGCGTGATGCCGAGGTAGCCGACCCGGCGGTGGCCGAGCGCGACCAGCGCCGCGACCGCGTCCCGGGTCGCGGCGGCGTAGTCCGCACTGACCCAGGCGATGTGGGCGCCCGGCACCTCGCGGCGGCCGATGTGCACGAAGGGGTAGCCCTCGCGGCTGAGCCGGGCCAGGTCGGAGTGGTCGTGGGCGACGCCGAGCAGCACGCTGCCGTCGGCGACGTTGAGCCGGTTCGAGCCGTCCCGGTAGAGCTGGCGCTGCCCGTCGGGGCCCTCCGTCGAGGTGAACAGCACCAGGTCGTGGCCTTCGGCGACGGCCTGCTCCTCCACGCCGACCAGGAACTCGTGGTAGAAGTCGCGGCTGGCGATCGGGAAGACCGACTCGAAGGTGTGCACCCCGATCATCCGGTTGCGCTTGCCCTTGAGGCTGCGCGCGGCCGGGTTGGCCGCGTACCCCAGCTCGCGGACCGCGTCGCGGACCAGTTGCTCGGTCTCCGGGGGGATCCGGTGGTCGGTGGCGCGACCGTTGACGACGGCGGAGACCGTCGCCTGCGAGACCCCCGCGCGGCGCGCCACGTCTGCCTGGGTCGGTGCCCCCTGACGGCGTTTGACTGACAAGAGCTCCCCTTGCTGTTTCGTATCAGCAACCTATTAGCAGGACTTGAGGTCCCTTTGCTGATTCGTTGCAGCAACATAGGGGCGGCGTTCGAACGCGTCAACGGGCGGGAGCGGACGAGTTTTTCAGCCGGGGCGCCGGCGGAGCGTCAGCCGGTCACCGGGGC
Proteins encoded:
- a CDS encoding LacI family DNA-binding transcriptional regulator, whose product is MSVKRRQGAPTQADVARRAGVSQATVSAVVNGRATDHRIPPETEQLVRDAVRELGYAANPAARSLKGKRNRMIGVHTFESVFPIASRDFYHEFLVGVEEQAVAEGHDLVLFTSTEGPDGQRQLYRDGSNRLNVADGSVLLGVAHDHSDLARLSREGYPFVHIGRREVPGAHIAWVSADYAAATRDAVAALVALGHRRVGYLGITHRVEAVVDREAGYRAACEAAGIPQLPLLMNAADLTQEWFDLALASGMTAFVAEDESFAGRIAAFAGARDLAIPARLSLVVLRSTETGPYPGTGWSCVEIPRREIGREAVRLLLRLLEDPEAAREDQILLPCAPPGDETVAAAPGPARGGTR
- a CDS encoding FAD-dependent oxidoreductase is translated as MHTDVAVVGGGLGGVAAALAAAGSGLRVLLTEEYDWVGGQLTVQGTPPDEHPWIEQFGCTASYRRLRDGIRDYYRRWYPLTSAARRHPALNPGAGRVSALCAEPSAAHAVLRAMLAPYRASGLLDLRLRHRPVAATTDGDAVTGVTLRDLDSDADVTVTARYFLDATETGELLPLTGTEYVTGFESRADTGEPSAPERRQPLNMQAASWCFAVEHRAGEDHTIDKPDDYGFWRDYRPPYWPDRMFSMVAPKPQTLRPATRVLVPNPAPGEPATQGLAGDLDLWSFRRVLARSSFEEGTLASDVTVVNWPMIDYVEGPLYGTGADEAARHLAGARQMSLSFLYWMQTEMPRPDGGTGLPGLRPRGDVVGTADGLCKGPYIRESRRIRAVYTVTEQDVSLAVRGDRGAVPYEDSVGIGSYRIDLHPSTGGDNYIDVGSSPFRLPLGALLPERMRNLLPAAKNIGTTHLTNGCYRLHPVEWNAGEAAGLLAAYCLRHRTTPHQVRAEPARLADYQSALTGHGVELAWPDVRGY